The Oncorhynchus tshawytscha isolate Ot180627B linkage group LG18, Otsh_v2.0, whole genome shotgun sequence genome has a window encoding:
- the vgll2a gene encoding transcription cofactor vestigial-like protein 2a isoform X2: MSCLDVMYQVYGPPPQPYFAAAYSPYHHQKLAFYSKMQEAQESISGGSSFSNLPGPTIKEEDCAREKDHPPEAEYLNSRCVLFTYFHGDISSVVDEHFSRALSQPTSYVHGSASNKSARDGLFPMSQRSFPPSFWNSAYQPSSLSSALGSSYSDIPFPGDPYSSASLHSHLHQATPEPWHHSHHHHHSYSLGGAIGTQGSPYPRPSMHEVYGTHFDPRYSSLLVPSVRPHRLPPSTVPGPSASPCDIGKSESASSAWTGAFTGAGADISQSIGLNVDAARRYTFSGGNILS, encoded by the exons ATGAGCTGCTTGGATGTTATGTATCAAGTGTATGGTCCACCACCTCAGCCTTATTTTGCCGCAGCGTATAGCCCATATCATCACCAG AAATTGGCATTTTATTCCAAAATGCAAGAAGCGCAAGAGAGCATCAGCGGGGGCAGCTCGTTCTCAAATCTCCCTGGGCCGACGATAAAGGAGGAAGACTGCGCGCGAGAGAAGGATCACCCTCCGGAGGCCGAGTACCTGAACTCGCGATGCGTACTTTTCACCTACTTCCACGGGGACATCAGCTCCGTGGTGGACGAGCACTTCAGCCGGGCcctcagccagccaaccagctacGTCCACGGGTCGGCTAGCAACAAGTCTGCACGAG ATGGATTATTCCCGATGAGCCAGAGGAGTTTCCCCCCATCCTTCTGGAACAGTGCTTACCAGCCCTCGTCCCTGAGCAGTGCCTTAGGATCCTCCTACTCAGACATACCCTTCCCTGGGGACCCCTACTCCTCTGCCTCTCTACACAGCCACCTCCACCAGGCCACCCCAGAGCCCTGGCACcactcacaccaccaccaccattcttACTCACTCGGTGGGGCCATCGGCACCCAGGGCTCCCCCTACCCTCGACCCAGCATGCACGAAGTCTACGGCACGCACTTTGACCCCCGCTACAGTTCTCTGCTGGTGCCCTCTGTCCGGCCGCACCGGCTTCCTCCATCCACTGTCCCCGGACCCAGTGCCTCACCGTGTGACATTGGGAAGAGCGAGTCAGCCAGCTCGGCCTGGACTGGGGCGTTCACAGGGGCAGGGGCAGACATCAGCCAGAGCATCGGCCTCAATGTGGATGCAG CTCGACGCTACACCTTCAGTGGCGGAAACATCCTCAGCTGA
- the vgll2a gene encoding transcription cofactor vestigial-like protein 2a isoform X1, whose product MSCLDVMYQVYGPPPQPYFAAAYSPYHHQKLAFYSKMQEAQESISGGSSFSNLPGPTIKEEDCAREKDHPPEAEYLNSRCVLFTYFHGDISSVVDEHFSRALSQPTSYVHGSASNKSARDGLFPMSQRSFPPSFWNSAYQPSSLSSALGSSYSDIPFPGDPYSSASLHSHLHQATPEPWHHSHHHHHSYSLGGAIGTQGSPYPRPSMHEVYGTHFDPRYSSLLVPSVRPHRLPPSTVPGPSASPCDIGKSESASSAWTGAFTGAGADISQSIGLNVDAGLQVQDKSKDLYWF is encoded by the exons ATGAGCTGCTTGGATGTTATGTATCAAGTGTATGGTCCACCACCTCAGCCTTATTTTGCCGCAGCGTATAGCCCATATCATCACCAG AAATTGGCATTTTATTCCAAAATGCAAGAAGCGCAAGAGAGCATCAGCGGGGGCAGCTCGTTCTCAAATCTCCCTGGGCCGACGATAAAGGAGGAAGACTGCGCGCGAGAGAAGGATCACCCTCCGGAGGCCGAGTACCTGAACTCGCGATGCGTACTTTTCACCTACTTCCACGGGGACATCAGCTCCGTGGTGGACGAGCACTTCAGCCGGGCcctcagccagccaaccagctacGTCCACGGGTCGGCTAGCAACAAGTCTGCACGAG ATGGATTATTCCCGATGAGCCAGAGGAGTTTCCCCCCATCCTTCTGGAACAGTGCTTACCAGCCCTCGTCCCTGAGCAGTGCCTTAGGATCCTCCTACTCAGACATACCCTTCCCTGGGGACCCCTACTCCTCTGCCTCTCTACACAGCCACCTCCACCAGGCCACCCCAGAGCCCTGGCACcactcacaccaccaccaccattcttACTCACTCGGTGGGGCCATCGGCACCCAGGGCTCCCCCTACCCTCGACCCAGCATGCACGAAGTCTACGGCACGCACTTTGACCCCCGCTACAGTTCTCTGCTGGTGCCCTCTGTCCGGCCGCACCGGCTTCCTCCATCCACTGTCCCCGGACCCAGTGCCTCACCGTGTGACATTGGGAAGAGCGAGTCAGCCAGCTCGGCCTGGACTGGGGCGTTCACAGGGGCAGGGGCAGACATCAGCCAGAGCATCGGCCTCAATGTGGATGCAG GTCTGCAGGTCCAGGATAAGAGCAAGGACTTGTACTGGTTTTAA